The Aquila chrysaetos chrysaetos chromosome 17, bAquChr1.4, whole genome shotgun sequence region CATGACTATGTTCACATGTTTACAATAGAAGCGATTGTGATTCAGTTCAGTCCAGCCTGTAGGGCAGGAGATAGAGCCTTTTGGGTGTCCTTGCAGCTGCTTGGGACTTTTTGTAGAATcaaacagctttcatttaaattttcacTTGGATTTTGGGCCCAATAAAGACTAAAGCAGCACTCCTATCTGTCAACATTATAGTTGTCTCAAATGGTTAAGTAGTCTCTTTCACAtctaaatacaaagaaaacGCATGCATTTTTTGTCATTCTTACACCACCCCTCTTTGCAAGTCTGATGTTGTGGATTGTCCTGTCTAGATAACGGGTTTATCCTAGTGGTGGGGTAACGGTTTAGAATATACAGCTATGTTTGTATCTAAGAAGATCTAAAATTCAATGAGCCCGTCTACAGTTTCTCTATTTCTATTTGTCTGGTTTTCAGGAAAGCCCTAGCTTCCAGGGAGTTTGCCTGATTACATGATGCATTCCTGCTGAGGCTCAAGATTTATTTCAATTGCAATATAATTAGTTGGTCACCCTAACCTGCTGATTTCCTATGACGATTTCCTAATTTCACTTTGCTGTGTGCACAGTAACTTGATTCTTAGCGAATTTCTCAGAGGAACAACTACTATTGAACTATGTGTGTGTTAGGTCCAGTGGATAGAGTCAGAAGTTTCCAGACTGTCAGGATTGTTGTTCGAGGAGTGGCTTTGTTCCTCATCTCTACAAGCATGTAACTGAAGTTCCTAGCCTAcctatttcattttcctcctcccaaaGATCAACAGTGTGCTTACACATACCCAGAAAATCCTTATTCTCATCAGTTTGAAAGCCTAGATGAGTCTGCTTTCTGTtcacctgtgggttttgctcaAGACTATCAAACATGTTTCTTCTGTAAATTAGCCTAGGAAATTTCCCATTACTCTGCAGTTTTATTGCCAGGCCgactgaagaaagagaaaggactCTTGGTGGCAGTAAGAAAGGCTAATCGCAGAGCAACAGAGCAGTCTGTTCAGTAGTCTTTAATTAGCAGGATAATTAGTACTCATGCTGTCCTCCTAAGCCAAATCACCACTATCAGCCATTAGGAGTTGAACATTTTCTACAAAGTTTCTAGGAGTTAAAGTAGTTTCCAGAGACTTGCTACAGTACCAATTtactctgactttttttttttttttttttttttggtatgacTTGGTTTGACCTATAGTACTTTCTGTTTGTTAGACAACATagtgcaagaaaaaatattgcagaatatAATGGTGATTAAGACTGTAGGCAAAACCATGCACATGAGCaattatctaattttttttttttttaagatttacaGCAAAATTCCAAATTGCCCTCCTCGCTTCCCAAATGTGAGAGCAGAATCAAGCTAAAGTATCTTGATCTGGGATGCAGCACACAGCCCTAATGTCCTGTactgtggtcttttttttctcataaaggaaggaaaaaagtctttgaaacCCAAAGCATTTCCATAGCTCTGCTGGTGTTTCTGTAGGACAGATACCCTTGTTTCCAAATTGATTAGCAAATTGAAACATGAGGGTGCTGTAGTGTAAGTTACAGTTTAGAGAAAATGCAAATCTGAAGATTTTACTGCCTGTATGGAGTATTTTTGTAAGAAGACCCATCCTTTCTGTAGTGGACAGCTTCCAGCTTTTTCAAAAACCCAAAGGGCATTTTTGAGGGAGTTGCTGCTTGATTTCAGTTGTTGATTAGTACAGCTGTATTCCCTGACCACTTCTGTTATGATTTCCTGGTTTCAGGGGATAACAGGCTGCTACTCTGTGCATCATTTTATTCCACTACAGCTTATTCCAGCTCTAGTGTGAAGGGACAGTATGTACTTCTCCTTTGAAATGGAACTGAACTAAATTGTGTTGTGTCCCAACTTCTTGAGTTTGATGGAAATAGGTATCTTTGGTTCCCTGTAGCGTGAAAGAAGAGAAGCTTGCTTACTGATTTACCCCATTCATGGTTTCGTATTGGCAGAAATGTAGATCTAGTcagtgctggcagggctggagtTAAGTCCTGTTCCCACTAATCTTGGACTAAAACTCAAGTAATCTGAATCAGTTCCTCTGCGTGGCCttaggttttaatttctttgattGAGTGAAGCTATCTCATACTTAACATATTACAGGAAACATAGACGTTGTCTAATAGCATCTTGTGGTAACATATTTCAAGAGCAGGAGAGCGAGTTTCATTTAAGTGGTCTCAGGGTATCAACTAACAGCTCTGATCTTCTGAAATTGGGATCTGGTGCACTGTAGTGTTTAATGGTTTGGTTCTTTCTCTCTAACTGTAGCAGAAGGCTGCAGTTCCTGGACAGTCTCATCCAGCAGGAATGAGGATCAATGTCGTGAACAACCATACACACAAACAGGTGTGTGCCTGCTCTGTGCTCTTTGTTTGTTACCtttgggggggaaggagggtgtCCATAAACATTGGTAGGTGCAAAGAAAACTTTAAGTAGGAAAGGAAAGTGTTTGGAAGTTCTCTAACAGCTTAGCTCCCTATTCTTGTGTGGTTAGGATATTTTCGTGTTAATTGAGGTTTTCATTTAGTTTAATTGATCTCAATTCTTTCTGTGTTATATGAATGCAAAGTAGGTATGCCCAGTTTTTATCTGTATGtgctaatgtttttttcctcctagaaaCTGTGACCTTTAGGTCTGATGTCTTTCTGTAAATTTCTCAGTGACACCACATCAGATCaagttggtggtttttttgatTCACCATCCTGACAGCCTCTTCAGAGAATGGATATGATTGTACATGGTCAAATGTTCTACAGTGAGGTGGGAGAGGGTACAACCTTCCTGTGAAATCCCAGCTGTGGGTCCCTGCTGGAAACCTGATAGTGAATGACGTTAACTGGTATTCTGATGTGCTTTCAGTGTTGCCATGTCCCTTATCAAGCAGGCTTTGAGGAAAACCCTAGAATTCATGCTGTCTCTTCTGGGACCAATTTTAAAGGTGTTTGTCACAGCCCCCAGCCATTCAGCCACCTTACCACCGTGGGTGCTTTCAGAGGAATTACACGTTTTTACTACTTATTTTTCGTGTGCGTATACATGAAGCATTACATGAAGTGTTGGAAAACTGACGTTCACAATATCATgtcctggggttttttggccTCAGTTGTGGTAACTTTAGCTATTTGTGTATGTTACCTCTACATTGACCTGCTGCCCTCACCTATCCCAGATGCTGTCACTTAAGGAAGTGTCTTCATTATTCTGACCTCATCACTGTAAGCCTTGATTCCATTTCATTTGTCTCAAGTCCATTGTCCTGATGGCTAGtggttttcccatttttttccttttctgcacaATTGTCCTCTGTTCTAATatcccttttggtttttttccttcatagcatttccttcatttctgtgaCTGGAACAACTTTCCTGTTTGTAAACTAGAATCTTGCTGACTGTGAAAACTCACTTATTTTGCAAGCTCTCATTGCTaatccttccatttttctttatctttctaCTGAATTAATGGGAAGCTGTTTTGAGTTGTGATTTATGTTCTGGGCAGTCCCATATGTGTATAGACTTTTTCTTAGCATTATTTAGAGtctatgaaaaaatatttttgtaggaGTCCACCTCAGTATTTTAAGGCAGGGCTATGAGTGTTAAGTTGAACTGGGAAATTAATTATTCATTCAGTAAACCTCCTAGTGCGGTGTTTTCTAGTGCCAGATGGATATGTGCTGTGCTGAGGAGAGCAGGCTATTCAAAAGGAATGTTTGGTTCAGATGTATCTGGCAAGCAtctgcttaattaaaaaaaaaaaaaaaaatcacatgcacAGTCTTCAACTTTAAAGGTAGCAGGGTGCTAAAAAGTAAGACACTGAGGCTTTATTCCATTAATGTGGTTTCATCAGTCCTGATGAGGTCTAGGGATTAGAGAAATCTGTGTGGTTTCAGTACACCCAGGGAAACAGCTTTACCATggcatttctggaaaagaagttTGATAGTTTTTATACTGATGTTTTGAAATGGACTTGCATACCTTCAGCTCCGTGTCCCCAAGCTGCAAGGACAGGCGTAAAGTCCAATGTAGTCATGTTCGTTACCTGAAGAAGGCTGAAGGCAGGAGAAAACtacttattttggaaatgatGTCTAGATTAAATCTACCTGCTTGTAAACTATTACCTTGCTTCTCTTCAGGGTCTGTATGACATGGAAGATGACGATGAAAGTGTCTCTCCCCTTACTAGCAAACAGATGAAAATCACCACCACAAACAGTTTCTTGCACAATGCGGTAAGGGATTATCTGAACAGTCCCCGCTGTGCTATGCTCACATTGGGTAGACACACAGGTTGTGGCTTTACAGGGCTTATGTTCTTTTGAAGTATGTAAACAATGCTTTCTCCTGAAATCTTTGCTTCCCACCCTTCCCTTTGTGCCAATGCTTCTAGTGTTATTTTTGGGACGCAGTCCTTTTAGGCTAACTGTGGTTTTGTAGGCCTTTTGCAGCCAGAATTTGTGCTTTCTCCCTTGCTGGCAGGTTGCTGGATGTTAGCTCTTGGACTTTCTTCTTGTTGAGGAGGTTCTTTGAAGCTATCTTGTTATTGTTTGAGCAAGCAAGGAAGGGaagctttctgctgtttctaGAGACTGGACATCAAAGCAGGAAATCTCTTGCCATGCAAAATCTTAATTCACAGCTTGTTGGGCAGTACTCATGCTCTGGAGAAGATGGAATTTCAACACATACAAATGCAAGGTCCTGCTCTTGGGATGGGATAACCCTCTGCAACTTAAGCTGAGAACTGGCTggcaaaaagcagctttgtaaGAAAGAGCCTGGGGGTCCTGCTGAGTGATATACCGAGTTAGCAGTGCATCCTTCCAGCAACGAAGGCCAATTGTAGATTGTATGTTAGTAAGATCATAGCCAGCAAATCAAGGAAGATAAGTATTCCCTTCTGTTTGGCATTTTGAGAATGCACCTGGAATTCTGTGCCTATTTTTGGGCTCTGTGATACAAGAAAGATCACTGACAGACTGGAACCAGTACAACAGGGTGGTCAGAGGGGTGCAGCGCATGTTATGTGAGGAGAGGGTGAGAGAGCAGTCAGTGTCTTTTAAAGgctgagaagagaaggctgtaGTGAGATCTGTCCACTCTCACTGCCTAATACGTGGtcatagaaaaggcaaaaacagGTCCATTTCAGGAGTAAACAGGGCGAAGATGAACCAACAAATGTgttgcagcaaaagaaattctAGTTGGATggaaggggcagggggtggAAGTTGTGCAATTCTCAGGATATTGATCAGCATCTGGCACAGGGACCCACAGAGGTTGTGAAATCGCCATTCTCAGATATTCAGAGTTTAACTGGATAAGGCCCTGAGCCAACCTCGTACGTCTTTGAAGTTAACCCTGTTTCAGACATGGGGATTGGACATAGGTTAGctctaaattattctgtggttctgaaaaagcaaatgcatgtCGTTTTACCATCACATAGGCAGTCTAGTGCAATGATTATcccatggggtttttttcttatgtggGGTATTCAGAATGGAGCTCCTGGCCATTTGTGATCCTTAAAAACAGCCTTatgtgtttgttgttgttgtttggtttttttagtagtAAATGTGTTATCTCTTGTTCATGGCAGCTACCAAGCACAATTTTCAGTCTGACTTTTAAACTCAGGTAGTTCCAACTAGAAAGGTTACACTCCATGTCTTTCTGTGCCCTagctttgtgtttctgaagaagTACTGCTGTTTGTACTAGGGCAGCTCAATCTTATTGTTAATGAGCAATCTTTGTGAACACTTTGTAAAGTACTTGAAAATCTTTGGATAAAAGGAGCTTTTCAAATTCAAATCACACTGGTGAAGTTCATTTAAGAAGAATATGAAACTAAAAAGTCCTCGTTAGTGAGGGAAGTGCTCTTTTGGGATAAAAGTATCTTTTTATGTTTATGCCCAGAAACCTTAGTTGATTTTTGTCTCAAAGCTGGAAGTCTCCAGCACTGTAGTGGTTTTGACACTAGGAAGGACATGCAGTTCTTAGTGCATGCTAGTAATACTCTTCTGTTGTTGGTGCTTGAAAAGAGGGATGACTTGTAGCCTGCAGCTCTTgaagatacttttttctttcttgctctaGACTGGGCTGAGTGGCAATAAATTCTCTCTGTCCAAGACTGTTCCCCTGACTAAAGTGGTCCAGAACGATACATACACAGCTCCACCTGCACCTCCCTCTCCTATGCGGACAAAGGCCTTGACAAACATGTCCCGGACCTTAGTGACAAAGGAGGAGCCTCCAAAAGAACCGGCACCTGTTGAGGTGAGCTCAGGGAAGTGGCAGatgctttttataaaaagtcTCTGAAACACCTGAAACTTGCTATTCATTGGTCATGTGAGCAGGTCGTTTCTGCCTGCCCTCCACCATTATTTCTGGGACTCCATGAAGCTTATTCTGATAACTGCAACTCATGTCCCAAAAATTTGAAATCTGTCTAaacatccttttcttcagaGTTTATTGAGAGACTGGGAATTCTCAGCTAGTGCATCTTGCTTCTCTCACCTTTTCTCTCTAGCATGTGAGCACAAGGCCCACATGTTACAGGGAGGTGGCAGTTGTTGTTTGGACACTCCTTGGTGGCTTCCATGTCCCTAGGAATAGTGTTTTAACACTACTAGATATGTTGTCTTCTGTTTGCTCCTGTTAGCAAGGAGAATAACAGGATTCTTCCAAATACAGCTTTTTGCTGTACACACAGGACCTCTCAGGCAATTTGTAGACAACCTCCTGGAATTGCTTTGCCAAACTGCCTGATGTTGGGTACAGGTAACCCAACAGGTGTTCCCAGGCGTGTTGGGTTCAGCATGCCCTTGAGGGGCTGGAGCCATATTTTGGGGTTTGCTGGCTGGTGTAGAGCGCAGCAGAGACAGGTGCTTAAAAGTGTGGACATGACCAGAGAGTACTGTGTATGTATGTGGGTTAAGTTAGTGTTATACTTgggaatgaaagagaaaaattacttcagagaaATTAGCATGGAAAAGGGGCTTCTTTTCACCATCAGATGAGCTGGGCTTTTGTAAGCATTGATACTTCCCATTATTAGCTGTAGCTCTCTCCTTTGTGTGTGTACGGACTTTCCCAGACATCCCTTTAGtgacttttttcttaatgctttctctgctgtgctATCTTGCCTGCTGCATTTCTGACCTTTTTTATGTgatgcatttgtttctgttggCAGCTGGCGTTCAGTCCTTTGGAAGGCACAAAGATGACCGTAAACAATCTGCATCCTCGAGTCACAGAGGAAGACATTGTTGTGAGTGTTGCTTACTGCCAAACTGTGGATGAGTGACACTTCCTTCCCTTATCCTACCTCTTTTGATAAATCAGTTGATCTATGGTGAATGCAATGAAGAGGGGTATGACATGGGTTTGCTTTCCTAGCAAAAACTCTGAGGGTTcctggttgttttggtttttgtttgcttttttaaaaaaaagcatatgctTAAGAAGATGGGACAAAATCCCATTTCTAGAGTATACTGAGACACCTGACATCACTTAGAAGAGTTCATGCCGAGTAATGCTTGGTGTTCTCCTTGAACTTATGCCCCTATCCAAATTATCTAGGTGCTTCCATTCTCAGCAGGCTGAGAATGAGCCTGGTCTTCGTGTGTGACAAATGTATAGAGTACTGGCCTTGAACTTTGCTGCTTGTGCAACCTGTATTACTAATGCCAAGTACTCATACTATAGCAAACACAGTAAGACAAGTGTCAAGATTCTGCCATGTGTTTACTAAGCAGGATGGATGGTGCAATTAGGAAACTAAGCCTTTCTCACTCGGTGTCTTTGGTTGAAGTGGTACCTTTTAATGTGACCGTGGTCATGAAAAACTCTCTGCCCTCAGGAGCTATTCTGTGTGTGTGGTGCTCTGAAGCGAGCCCGGCTGGTGCACCCTGGAGTGGCTGAGGTAGTGTTtgtgaagaaagaagatgcTATCACAGCATATAAGAAATACAACAACAGGTGCTTAGATGGTAAGTTTGAGGTGGGAGTTGCATTTAGGATAGATAAATCAGTGATGACTTTTCCACCTCAGCAGAGAGTTTAAAAGCATCTCGGATGCTCATAAGGTAccaaaagagaggaaatgcCAGAAAATCAGTTCAAGAGCTAGACAACGTAATACGCTTCTATGTAACTAGCTGAATATATGCACAGTTTAAGTGAAAtcgggagggggggggggggggggggggaaccaacaTTTTCTTAGAAAGAGAATGCTCAAAGCTAGAGGCAGGGTCTGGTGAGTCCGCTGGTTTAACTTTGAgattaaatttcttttgtttctaatcCAGTGCCAAGAGCTAGAAAGTCCTTAGGAAGGCTTTACCTGCTGATGGAATAGCTGTTTGCAAAGTACAAGCATAACTAGTATTTGCAAAAGTCTCAAGGCGtaatcagaaacattttgaattGGACTTGTAAAACTATTAGTATcagctgatttttaatttggatCCACCTGCAGTGTTGTTATAGACTGAAATTAGCTGTTAATTTTTAGCTAGAAAtagatgatttttctttctctagatGAGTGACATGTTACGAATGTCAGATGAGGAACAGACAGCTGAGAATGGGTGCTTCTCTTGTGTCTCTGCTGAGGGTTTTGTACCTATATGTAACTTCTTAATTAGTTCTTGATATTGTACTGAGTGTTTCAGTGGCTCTTCTGTTGCTGTGATTTTGCAACAAAAGATGTATCAGCTGTTCTTTCTCATGTTTCCCCAGCATGTGGAACTCTATTGCTTGCACTGTTCTGTGATATTTCTGGGGTCTTACCTTGCCACAATTCTGATAGAAGGACTTCTATTGTGCTTTTGTTTAGGTCAACCAATGAAATGCAATCTTCATATGAATGGGAATGTCATCACCTCAGACCAGCCTATCCTGCTGTAAGTGTCCtttgggtggggggaagaacCAAATACGTTTGCAGGTTCTGTTTTTGAGGAGAACCTGAGGGAAGGGAAACTGTTGGCAAATTGTTGTCCcatgaatattttccttctccgCCTCTCTGTGGCGCTCTGTGTTGAGCTGAGTGCAATATAGCTTGCTCCATTGTGGTCCCAGCCCTGAGGTTCAAAATGAGTCTGAGATGAGGAAGTTTTCTTGTGaggaaagcatatttaaaaccTTTACCTCTAATATTGGTAAGGGGGCAACACCGATAACAGTAAATGCAGACATAgtgttaaattttatttcataatgagaggttaaatactgtctttttttttttttttttttttttaaatcctctaGCCGATTGAGTGACACCccttcagtgaagaaggaaggggaaccACGCCGGTCAAGTGCAAGCGCTGCCTCAAATCCCCCAGCTGAAGTGGACCCTGACACTATCTTGAAGGCACTCTTCAAATCCTCAGGGGTCTCTGCCTCTGTGCAGCCCacagaattcaaaattaaaCTCTGAGTAGGGGGAGCAAGCAGTGGACTGGAAAACTCAAATTTAAGTTGGGGAATGAGAAAAGTGCAGGAGTGCAGATGTTATTTGCATTTGCCTGCCttgaaattttttgttttttatgatCGCTACCTTACTGTACAATAGTGTTTCCTCTTGTGTGtgtactttctgttttcatagtTGGAGTTTtcttccatgatttttttccaaaagaattaACCTCCCCCTTCTGCCACTAATGTATTACCAAGCATATACCATGTAACTCCCTCCTTTACTCCAAAGCCCCTAGTGGCCATTAAAAGTGCACATAGACTTCAAGGGAAGGAGTGGTgatctccttctcttttcttctgactGACCTTTAACTAAAAGGTGCATCCCCTTGATTATTAACAGGTGAGAATACCACATTGTTTCTGAAATTGCTCTGCTGGGTACAAACTCAGGCGTGGCTCCATGCAGGAAGCACCATCTTGCATCTTTGACTTGTATGCATTTGGTGGCATACTACTTCACTCTGGCTGTTGGAcatttttctgctcagcagCTGTGACAGAGAAGTGTGAAAAACTGAGCTTCCAGTGTGTATACCAGCCAATGGAAGGCATCACGCAAAAAGGACATAGGCACAAGTGCACCACCGATTGTGCTGTGGGAGGGATGCTTCAACTCTGGTAATGCAGAGAggtaggggtgggggggaaaggcTCTGGCACTTGTGCAATGAATATATTAGCCATGTAGGGTCAGGCTCAGTTGCTCTCTTCTTTCTGGATTGAAAAATAAGAACCAGTCTTGTGCTCAGAGGTAGAGGAAATCCAAGTGTTTCACTCCCATCAGACTGTATTGCATCCTCCTGCTGATGCAGGGacgttaatttttttcttaccttctaA contains the following coding sequences:
- the POLDIP3 gene encoding polymerase delta-interacting protein 3 isoform X1; the encoded protein is MSGSRSLRLIVGPRDKMADLSLDELIRKRGVTVKGRLNTRPVFGGVRSRIGIQQNLLNRSSPTVSFQRTFDARQKIGLTDARHKLGVKDAREKLVQKDARFKIKGKVQDAREMLNSRKQQSVAAEKVTKVVDAREKISLKRSAPAAVSPTMATVNPAMKITKTIQQKAAVPGQSHPAGMRINVVNNHTHKQGLYDMEDDDESVSPLTSKQMKITTTNSFLHNATGLSGNKFSLSKTVPLTKVVQNDTYTAPPAPPSPMRTKALTNMSRTLVTKEEPPKEPAPVELAFSPLEGTKMTVNNLHPRVTEEDIVELFCVCGALKRARLVHPGVAEVVFVKKEDAITAYKKYNNRCLDGQPMKCNLHMNGNVITSDQPILLRLSDTPSVKKEGEPRRSSASAASNPPAEVDPDTILKALFKSSGVSASVQPTEFKIKL
- the POLDIP3 gene encoding polymerase delta-interacting protein 3 isoform X4, producing the protein MSGSRSLRLIVGPRDKMADLSLDELIRKRGVTVKGRLNTRPVFGGVRSRIGIQQNLLNRSSPTVSFQRTFDARQKIGLTDARHKLGVKDAREKLVQKDARFKIKGKVQDAREMLNSRKQQSVAAEKVTKVVDAREKISLKRSAPAAVSPTMATVNPAMKITKTIQQKAAVPGQSHPAGMRINVVNNHTHKQGLYDMEDDDESVSPLTSKQMKITTTNSFLHNALAFSPLEGTKMTVNNLHPRVTEEDIVELFCVCGALKRARLVHPGVAEVVFVKKEDAITAYKKYNNRCLDGQPMKCNLHMNGNVITSDQPILLRLSDTPSVKKEGEPRRSSASAASNPPAEVDPDTILKALFKSSGVSASVQPTEFKIKL
- the POLDIP3 gene encoding polymerase delta-interacting protein 3 isoform X2, producing the protein MSGSRSLRLIVGPRDKMADLSLDELIRKRGVTVKGRLNTRPVFGGVRSRIGIQQNLLNRSSPTVSFQRTFDARQKIGLTDARHKLGVKDAREKLVQKDARFKIKGKVQDAREMLNSRKQQSVAAEKVTKVVDAREKISLKRSAPAAVSPTMATVNPAMKITKTIQKAAVPGQSHPAGMRINVVNNHTHKQGLYDMEDDDESVSPLTSKQMKITTTNSFLHNATGLSGNKFSLSKTVPLTKVVQNDTYTAPPAPPSPMRTKALTNMSRTLVTKEEPPKEPAPVELAFSPLEGTKMTVNNLHPRVTEEDIVELFCVCGALKRARLVHPGVAEVVFVKKEDAITAYKKYNNRCLDGQPMKCNLHMNGNVITSDQPILLRLSDTPSVKKEGEPRRSSASAASNPPAEVDPDTILKALFKSSGVSASVQPTEFKIKL
- the POLDIP3 gene encoding polymerase delta-interacting protein 3 isoform X3, with the translated sequence MSGSRSLRLIVGPRDKMADLSLDELIRKRGVTVKGRLNTRPVFGGVRSRIGIQQNLLNRSSPTVSFQRTFDARQKIGLTDARHKLGVKDAREKLVQKDARFKIKGKVQDAREMLNSRKQQSVAAEKVTKVVDAREKISLKRSAPAAVSPTMATVNPAMKITKTIQGLYDMEDDDESVSPLTSKQMKITTTNSFLHNATGLSGNKFSLSKTVPLTKVVQNDTYTAPPAPPSPMRTKALTNMSRTLVTKEEPPKEPAPVELAFSPLEGTKMTVNNLHPRVTEEDIVELFCVCGALKRARLVHPGVAEVVFVKKEDAITAYKKYNNRCLDGQPMKCNLHMNGNVITSDQPILLRLSDTPSVKKEGEPRRSSASAASNPPAEVDPDTILKALFKSSGVSASVQPTEFKIKL